Proteins from a genomic interval of Paludisphaera rhizosphaerae:
- a CDS encoding right-handed parallel beta-helix repeat-containing protein — MLKAGAAARPCGVPPMLLRRCWSTVVVILFAVPVAQAQTGEVVRVTPGGAVGSLEEARDKVRELRKGQAARTPVTVLFAAGTYRMTRRVAFGPEDGGVSYEAEPGAEVVLDGGREIEGFTKGADGLWSVKVPKAAASMHGNPFEQLYVNGRRAVRARTPNEGYFYIKKRSEPEGVRSFIGRREDLSALGRLTDRQLRDANLVAYHSWEVSRHRIAKVDNAKGLVELTGPAPWPFLKWGSNQRYHLENFRGALDQPGEWFLDFDGTLLYKPLPGETPETTRAVAPVVEAFVAIQGDPDKGTVVEDLTFRGLTFRHSAYRLPAEGHGDHQAASSIPAVIMVDAARRVEIKDCRIEHVGIYGVWFRRGCSDCKVEHTALTDLGAGGVRIGETSMPAKPAYATGKITVDDCIIRGYGQWFPGAIGVWIGQSSDNKVVHNDIADGSYTTVSVGWSWGYKPTDCKRNTIDYNHLHHLGRNVLSDMGGVYTLGFSEGTSVSHNVIHDVDSYVKSGAGGWGLYNDEGSTGIVLEGNLVYDTTTGSYHQHYGRENVVRNNILAFSKYGQVVRSRPEEHLSFTVENNIIYWNDGPLLTGNWKDSQHYRIDSNLYYEGTGATVEFPGGLSLEAWRKQTGQDEHSKIADPLFENADARDFRLKAGSPAASVGFKPFDFTKAGVRGDGAWRKEADAPLPASTPTPEPPAMAVDDDFEEASPGTSGYAPDSATMSDGGRPELVAITEEAAAQGRRSLKIADASGLKNGFDPHFYFRPNYKKGLATCSFAIRTEPGAVFYHEWRDGSSPYKVGPSVWFRDGKMLVGGKPVMDVRPGEWLRVEVSARLGEDASKPTWNLTVSRPGAEPLRLTDLPASPGWKSADWVGFSSSATAPTAVFLDDLKLRAIP, encoded by the coding sequence ATGCTGAAGGCTGGCGCGGCGGCCCGCCCGTGTGGAGTCCCGCCGATGCTGCTCCGACGTTGCTGGTCCACGGTTGTGGTGATCCTCTTCGCCGTTCCAGTCGCCCAGGCCCAAACCGGCGAGGTGGTGCGGGTGACGCCCGGGGGGGCGGTGGGCTCGCTGGAGGAGGCTCGCGACAAGGTCCGCGAACTGCGCAAGGGGCAAGCCGCGCGGACGCCGGTGACAGTCCTGTTCGCGGCGGGGACGTATCGGATGACCAGGCGGGTCGCGTTCGGGCCTGAGGACGGCGGGGTCAGTTACGAGGCCGAACCGGGGGCCGAGGTCGTCCTCGACGGCGGCCGTGAGATCGAAGGGTTCACGAAAGGCGCCGACGGGCTCTGGTCCGTGAAGGTTCCCAAGGCTGCCGCGTCGATGCATGGGAACCCCTTCGAGCAACTCTACGTCAACGGCCGCCGGGCCGTCCGGGCGAGGACGCCGAACGAGGGTTACTTCTATATCAAGAAGCGATCCGAGCCCGAGGGCGTGCGCTCGTTCATTGGGCGCCGCGAGGATCTCTCGGCGCTCGGCAGGCTGACCGACCGCCAGTTGCGGGACGCGAACCTCGTCGCCTACCACTCATGGGAGGTCTCGCGGCACCGCATCGCGAAGGTCGACAATGCGAAGGGCCTCGTCGAACTGACCGGCCCGGCGCCCTGGCCGTTCCTCAAGTGGGGATCGAACCAGCGCTATCATCTGGAGAACTTCCGAGGGGCCCTCGATCAGCCCGGCGAATGGTTCCTGGATTTCGACGGCACCCTGCTCTACAAGCCCCTCCCCGGCGAAACGCCCGAGACGACCCGGGCCGTCGCGCCCGTCGTCGAGGCGTTCGTCGCGATCCAGGGCGATCCCGACAAGGGAACGGTCGTCGAGGATCTGACGTTCCGCGGCCTGACGTTCCGCCACTCCGCCTACCGCCTGCCGGCCGAGGGGCACGGCGACCATCAAGCGGCCTCCAGCATCCCGGCCGTCATCATGGTCGACGCGGCGCGTCGGGTTGAGATCAAGGATTGCCGGATTGAGCACGTCGGCATCTACGGCGTCTGGTTCCGCCGAGGATGCTCCGATTGCAAGGTCGAGCACACCGCGCTGACCGACCTGGGCGCGGGGGGAGTTCGCATCGGCGAGACCTCCATGCCGGCGAAGCCCGCCTATGCGACGGGGAAGATCACGGTCGACGACTGCATCATCCGAGGTTACGGCCAGTGGTTCCCCGGCGCGATCGGCGTCTGGATCGGCCAGTCGAGCGACAACAAGGTCGTCCACAACGACATCGCCGACGGCTCTTACACGACGGTCTCCGTCGGCTGGTCCTGGGGATACAAGCCGACCGACTGCAAGCGGAACACGATCGACTACAACCACCTGCACCACCTGGGCCGGAACGTCCTCAGCGACATGGGGGGCGTCTATACGTTGGGGTTCTCGGAGGGGACTTCGGTCAGCCACAACGTCATCCACGACGTCGACTCCTACGTGAAATCCGGAGCCGGCGGCTGGGGCCTGTACAACGACGAGGGGTCGACGGGGATCGTCCTGGAGGGGAACCTCGTCTACGACACGACCACGGGGAGCTACCACCAGCACTACGGCCGCGAGAACGTGGTCCGCAACAACATCCTGGCGTTCAGCAAGTACGGCCAGGTCGTGCGAAGCCGGCCCGAGGAGCATCTATCATTCACGGTTGAAAACAACATCATTTACTGGAACGACGGCCCGCTGCTGACGGGGAACTGGAAGGACTCGCAGCACTACCGGATCGACTCGAACCTGTATTACGAAGGAACGGGCGCGACGGTGGAGTTCCCCGGCGGGCTCTCGCTGGAAGCCTGGCGGAAGCAGACCGGGCAGGACGAGCATTCGAAGATCGCCGACCCGCTGTTCGAGAACGCCGATGCGCGCGACTTCCGCCTCAAGGCGGGGAGCCCGGCGGCCTCGGTGGGCTTCAAACCGTTCGATTTCACCAAGGCCGGCGTGCGCGGCGACGGCGCCTGGCGGAAGGAGGCCGACGCCCCCCTGCCCGCCTCCACCCCCACTCCCGAGCCGCCGGCGATGGCCGTCGACGACGACTTCGAGGAGGCGTCGCCGGGGACGTCGGGCTACGCGCCCGATTCCGCGACGATGTCGGACGGCGGCCGGCCTGAACTCGTGGCGATCACCGAGGAAGCCGCGGCGCAGGGGCGGCGGAGTCTGAAGATCGCCGACGCGTCGGGCCTCAAGAACGGGTTCGACCCGCACTTCTACTTCAGGCCGAACTACAAGAAGGGCCTGGCGACCTGCTCGTTCGCGATCCGGACGGAGCCGGGGGCGGTCTTCTACCACGAGTGGCGCGACGGATCGAGCCCGTACAAGGTCGGCCCCAGCGTCTGGTTCCGCGACGGCAAGATGCTCGTGGGGGGCAAGCCCGTGATGGACGTCCGGCCGGGCGAATGGCTGCGGGTGGAGGTCTCCGCGCGGCTGGGGGAGGACGCCTCGAAGCCGACCTGGAACCTGACCGTCTCCCGCCCCGGCGCCGAGCCTTTGCGGCTGACGGATCTCCCCGCTTCCCCCGGCTGGAAGTCGGCCGATTGGGTGGGCTTCAGCAGCTCGGCGACCGCTCCCACGGCCGTCTTCCTGGACGACCTGAAATTGCGCGCGATTCCCTGA